The Christiangramia salexigens genome includes the window TAGTGAATCGATCTCCTTCTGAAGTTTCGAGTCTTCTCCGGTTTTTTCCTGAAAGGAATTGTTCAATCGCTTCAGATCGTCCTCTTCTATCAGTTTGCCTTCAATGATCCTGATCTCATTCTGTTGTTGCTGAATTTCCTGATTAGCCAGTTTATTTTTTTCAAAAGCTTTAATTCCAAGCTGCCGGTAGATTCCGGTGCCCGTTATCTTTTCCAGTAATTCGCCGCGCTCTTCTTTTTTGGCCTTCAGAAATTGTGCGAATTCACCCTGCGCTAATAAAACGGCTTTTATGAACTGATCATAATTTAACCCGATAAGTTCTTCATTTTTCGCGGGCACATCAGATTTTTTAAGATCTATAAGAGCATCTGCCTGATGGTCTGTGATCTCCATTTCATAATCTCGAAGCTTATCATTTCTGTTGGTTGAAATACTCCATTGAGAACTATAGACCCCGTCTTTACTTTGGTAGGTCACCCGGGCAAGGGCGTGTTTTTGATTACGGGTAAGAATCGCTCCTTTTGCGAGGATTTCATTTTTGGTGATCTTACCAAGCCTTGGCACCTGATTAAAAAGCGCCAGGGAGATCACATCCAGAATACTGCTCTTACCACTACCCGTTGGGCCTGTAATGGCAAAAAGCGAATTGGTAGTAAAAGGATCTTTTGTGAAATCTATCTCGTGAGAACCTTTCAGGGAATTTATATTTTCAAATTCTATCTTTAAAATCTTCATGGCCTAGCGGTTTAAATTTTCAGATCGCTGAACTTCCTCGAGAATTTCGTCGAATGCACTAAGGATCTCATTTTTATCTTCCTCGCTGTATTCGTGTGGAGATATTAATTCCCGGAAAACATCCCGCGGCTTAAGGTCTTCAAGGTGTTGAGTTTCGTCATAGAGTTCTGCGGCTCCTTTAAGCTGACTCCTGAACTGTGCCCTTTGTTTTACAATTTCAAAACCAGGTTTATTAAAGTTATTCACCAGCTGATCCAAATTATAGATCTTCTGAGCATCGTACTGATCTTCCAGAAGCTCAATTTCTATCAGGGAATTTAAGGTTTCATGATGCTCAAGTGCTTCCAGTTTAGCTCTCAACTCCTCCAGGCTTCCGTTCAATTTCATGAGTTTTCTGAAATGTGGCACCGGGATACTTTCCGGTTCCCAGGAGCTATCGGTATCGATTAACAAAATCCGTTTATCATCTTTTCTTTCACTGAAGGAAAGTGGAATAGGGGAGCCGCTGTAAAACACCGGGATATTCGCATTTACCCTTTGAGGTTTATGAATATGCCCGAGGGCAATATATTTGAAATATTCACCAAACTGAGCAGCCTGAAATGCCGCCTGATTCCCGATCTGAATATCCCGTTCACTATCTGAAGTTTCGGTGCCTGCGGTGTAAAGATGTCCCATGGCCAAAACCGGTATTCCCGGATATTTCTTTTCACAGATATCTGCAGCCGAATTAAAGATCTGTTTGATCCCATCTCTAATCGCTTCTATCCGGTCTTCATAAGAACTGGCTCCAGCGCCCGATCTTAGATCTGTATCCCTTAAATAGGGTATTGCGGCGATGAGCATTTGTAGCTCGCCTTTTTGATTCTTTATTGGAATTATACAATCTTCCAGGTTTTCCGGAAGTCCGCCAATGACCTCCATGTCCAGGGCCTTGAGGATTTCCTTAGGAGCATCCAGCATTGCGGGTGAATCATGATTCCCGCCGGTGGCAATGATCTTGCAGTTTAACTTCTGAAGCTTGATAAGTGCACGGTAATACTGCCCTCGTGCTTCAGATGAAGGATTGGCAAGATCAAAAATATCTCCGGATATAAGCAGAACTTCAATTCCTTTTGATTGAATAAGCTCCTGAAGCCAGTCAATAAAAAGCTCAAAATCCTGTGCTAACTCGTGCTTATGCAGCTTTTTGCCTATATGCCAGTCGGCGGTATGTAATATCTTCATTTAATAAATCCTTAGATTACAAAGTAAATAATCCTAAGCGTCTTTTCGTGGCGTATTTATTTCATTCTTTTAACAAACAATGAATCTCACTTTAATAAGATCACTTTTATTCAGATCTCAGCATTTCCGGTGAGGCCACAGTACGGAATCCCAGGTGCTCCTGAGAGGAGTCCAGAGAGTTGGCCATTCTGGCAGAAATTCGGTAACTCGCACAATAAGACGCATTGCATAAAAAGGAGCCGCCTTTAATTACCACTTCCGGCGTGTAAGGATTACTAGGATTAAATGCTTTTTGGCTCCCTTTGGGTTTCTAATTAAACCTTCACTTTCAAGTTCCTTATAATAATTTACATTGTACCAATCCTGTGTGTACTCCCATACATTTCCGTAAAATGGCATCTTTTTGTCCGCCTCGGGCTGCATATTCCCATTCTGCTTCGGTAGGGAGTCATTTTCCTGCCCATGTACAGTATGCTTTTGCATCTTCAAGACTTATGTGCACTACAGGATGATCCTCTTTGCCTTCAATAGAACTACCGGGACCTGTTGGATGCTTCCAATTTGCGCCAACTGTCCAGTTCCACCATTGTGAATAGTCATATAAATTAGGAACAGACTCCTGCGTTTTTTTAAATGTAAGTGAACCTGGCTGCAGGATAGAATCGGGTGGCTTCGCAGTATTGGGAGATAATTGTTTTTTGATCTCTTCTCATACAATATCGCGTTCAGCTAGGGTGACATATCCGGTTTAATCTACAAATATTTTAAAATCGGAGTTGGTCACTTCGGTGATATCCATAAAGAATCCATCTATTACTACTTCATGCGCCGGTTGCTCATGTTGCATAGCCATTTGATCTGCCTTTGTTGCGCCCTGAGTGAACGTACCACCCGGAATTCAAACCATGCTTTCTGGAATCTTCAAATCCGAAGGTGGATTTATAATATTTAAATCATTTGAGGGTTCTGAATTCTCAGTCTTTGGGCCTCCGACGGACCTGTTTTCCTTGCAGCCAAGGATGCTGAAAAATAGTAAAGGGAATATGGTATAATATAGCCTCAAGTGGAAATGAACCTTGTTTAAAAAAATTTTTCAAAGGTAAAATTTCAGAATTCTTTTATTCAATTTCACATTAACTAAAAGTAAGGTTTTGAGCCAAAAATATTTGGAGGGAGAATATTTTTAATTAACGTTAAACAACCTCTAAAATTTCAGTCTAAAAGCTTCAAAATTTCAATATAATGTATTTTTTTATTCATTTTCTGCGGAATTAATAATCTGAAATTTTTTAGGCTAATCCGTTGTTTTATAATGCTTCAAAAAGGCTTAGTTTTACTGTTTAAATTTCAACACAACTAAATTTCGGTATGGAAAATAAGAGGCATTTCGTGATAGATTTTGACAGTACTTTTACTCAGGTGGAAGCCCTGGATGTGCTCGGAGAGATCTCCCTTGAAAATAATCCAAATAAATCTCAAAAACTTCAGGAACTAAAGGATCTAACAGATCTTGCCATGGAAGGTAAACTGGCCTTCCGCGAGTCTCTTGAAAAAAGGTTGAAAATACTTGAGGCTCATAAAAATTCCATTCCGGAGCTTATAGAGCGCTTAAAGGACAAGGTTTCGGTATCCTTTGTGAGGAATGAGGAGTTCTTTTCAGAATATCAGGATCGTATCTATATCATTTCAAACGGCTTTAAGGAAATTATTGTGCCTATAGTTAAGGAGCTGGGTGTGCGCGAGGAAAATGTCTATGCCAATTCTTTTGTTTTTGATGAGCAGGGTAATATTAGCGGTTTTGATCAGGATAATGTTCTGTCCTCAAACAATGGAAAAGTAGAGCTCCTCAAGCAATTGGACTTAAAAGGAGATGTTTATGTGATTGGTGACGGCTATA containing:
- a CDS encoding SUMF1/EgtB/PvdO family nonheme iron enzyme — protein: MVIKGGSFLCNASYCASYRISARMANSLDSSQEHLGFRTVASPEMLRSE
- a CDS encoding exonuclease SbcCD subunit D C-terminal domain-containing protein: MKILHTADWHIGKKLHKHELAQDFELFIDWLQELIQSKGIEVLLISGDIFDLANPSSEARGQYYRALIKLQKLNCKIIATGGNHDSPAMLDAPKEILKALDMEVIGGLPENLEDCIIPIKNQKGELQMLIAAIPYLRDTDLRSGAGASSYEDRIEAIRDGIKQIFNSAADICEKKYPGIPVLAMGHLYTAGTETSDSERDIQIGNQAAFQAAQFGEYFKYIALGHIHKPQRVNANIPVFYSGSPIPLSFSERKDDKRILLIDTDSSWEPESIPVPHFRKLMKLNGSLEELRAKLEALEHHETLNSLIEIELLEDQYDAQKIYNLDQLVNNFNKPGFEIVKQRAQFRSQLKGAAELYDETQHLEDLKPRDVFRELISPHEYSEEDKNEILSAFDEILEEVQRSENLNR